Proteins encoded within one genomic window of Jiangella mangrovi:
- a CDS encoding FUSC family protein has translation MPGAPENSPMQRGEEALEALAQRSKESAGTRLRRVRLTALPIVQSAIGAALAWWLATIPPIDHAQPFFAPISALIVLGGGLGQRLPRVLELVGGVAVGVLVGDLLVSWIGGGVVQLAVVVALAMIAAVLLNGGPLIVTQAAASAVLVVALAPDVSGGLNLDRFVDALIGCCVGLVISIVLLPLNPVSAARRQIDPLLTTVAEVLESGAHALADHDRAQATEALERARETQADVDAMHAALEGANEVARIAPVRWQKRGHLASYLDVATPLDHMTRNTRVLCRHVISLLQRDEPVPTVLPQAMRALAGAVRLLRIDLERDDEPREARVSAVEAARMATEALEHTGGFAGQIVIAQIRSLAVDVLLATGVTRDEVQSLLPGLPEGPVSYG, from the coding sequence GTGCCCGGAGCGCCCGAGAACTCGCCGATGCAGCGGGGTGAGGAAGCGCTCGAGGCGCTGGCCCAACGGTCCAAGGAGAGCGCGGGCACCCGGTTGCGAAGGGTCCGGCTCACCGCGCTGCCCATCGTCCAGTCCGCCATCGGCGCGGCGCTGGCCTGGTGGCTGGCGACCATCCCGCCCATCGACCACGCGCAGCCGTTCTTCGCGCCGATCTCGGCACTGATCGTCCTCGGCGGCGGGCTCGGGCAGCGGCTGCCGCGAGTGCTCGAGCTGGTCGGCGGCGTGGCGGTCGGCGTGCTGGTGGGCGACCTGCTGGTGTCGTGGATCGGCGGCGGCGTCGTGCAGCTCGCGGTCGTGGTGGCGCTGGCGATGATCGCGGCGGTGCTGCTCAACGGCGGCCCGCTGATCGTCACCCAGGCCGCGGCGTCCGCCGTCCTCGTCGTCGCACTCGCTCCGGATGTGTCCGGCGGGCTGAACCTCGACCGGTTCGTCGACGCGCTCATCGGCTGCTGCGTCGGCCTCGTCATCAGCATCGTGCTGCTGCCACTGAACCCGGTGTCCGCGGCGCGCCGGCAGATCGACCCGCTGCTCACCACCGTCGCCGAGGTGCTCGAGTCCGGCGCCCACGCGCTGGCCGACCACGACCGCGCCCAGGCCACCGAGGCGCTGGAGCGGGCCCGCGAGACCCAGGCCGACGTCGACGCCATGCACGCAGCGCTCGAGGGCGCGAACGAGGTCGCCCGCATCGCGCCCGTCCGCTGGCAGAAGCGCGGCCATCTCGCCTCCTACCTCGACGTCGCCACGCCGCTGGACCACATGACCCGCAACACCCGCGTCCTGTGCCGCCACGTCATCAGCCTCCTGCAGCGCGACGAGCCGGTCCCGACGGTGCTGCCGCAGGCGATGCGGGCCCTCGCCGGCGCCGTCCGGCTGCTGCGCATCGACCTCGAACGCGACGACGAGCCGCGCGAGGCCCGGGTGTCCGCGGTCGAGGCCGCCCGCATGGCGACCGAGGCGCTGGAACACACCGGCGGGTTCGCCGGGCAGATCGTGATCGCCCAGATCCGGTCGCTCGCGGTCGACGTCCTGCTGGCGACCGGCGTCACCCGCGACGAGGTGCAGTCGCTGCTGCCCGGCCTGCCGGAGGGCCCGGTCAGTTACGGCTGA
- a CDS encoding phosphotransferase family protein has protein sequence MLDDIRAALGRHLPRYDGAPVVPLGAGLDNIAYEVGGDLVLRRAREGTMAERLAAALHEADLLTAVAAVSSLPVPEPVFVDEPTAILAYRMLPGGPLHLNPVADPGALAEPLAAFLSGLHGAGSNQGDDGGSSPAALVEVDDTPAADWLADAAESYETAAVALEPADRARVEAFLAAAPPPAPKRLTFCHNDLGAEHVLVDGATITGVIDWSDAAVADPAVDLARLYRDLGPGVFEKIAAAYTGDVDAVNPGRVAFYARCALLEDIAYGLTSGATEYARLGLAHLDRTFA, from the coding sequence ATGCTCGACGACATCCGCGCGGCGCTCGGCCGCCACCTGCCCCGATACGACGGCGCGCCGGTCGTGCCGCTCGGCGCCGGTCTGGACAACATCGCCTACGAGGTGGGCGGCGACCTGGTCCTCCGCCGGGCTCGCGAGGGCACCATGGCCGAGCGGCTGGCGGCGGCGTTGCACGAGGCGGACCTGCTGACGGCGGTCGCGGCGGTGTCGAGCCTGCCGGTGCCGGAGCCGGTGTTCGTCGACGAGCCCACGGCGATCCTCGCCTATCGCATGCTCCCCGGTGGCCCGCTGCACCTCAACCCCGTCGCCGATCCGGGCGCCCTGGCCGAGCCCCTCGCCGCGTTCCTGTCCGGCCTGCATGGTGCAGGGAGCAACCAGGGCGACGACGGCGGCAGCTCACCCGCCGCCCTGGTCGAGGTCGACGACACCCCGGCGGCGGACTGGCTGGCCGACGCCGCGGAGTCGTACGAGACCGCGGCCGTCGCGCTCGAGCCGGCCGACCGCGCGCGGGTCGAGGCGTTCCTCGCCGCCGCGCCGCCGCCCGCGCCGAAGCGGCTGACGTTCTGCCACAACGACCTCGGCGCCGAGCACGTGCTGGTCGACGGCGCGACGATCACCGGCGTCATCGACTGGAGCGACGCGGCGGTCGCCGATCCCGCCGTCGACCTCGCCCGGCTCTACCGCGACCTCGGCCCCGGCGTGTTCGAGAAGATCGCCGCCGCCTACACGGGTGACGTCGACGCCGTCAACCCCGGACGGGTCGCGTTCTACGCCCGGTGCGCGCTGCTCGAGGACATCGCGTACGGGCTCACCAGCGGTGCGACGGAGTACGCGCGGCTGGGCCTGGCGCACCTGGACCGGACGTTCGCCTGA
- the ligD gene encoding non-homologous end-joining DNA ligase gives MPSKVNVDVEGRTLGLSNLEKVLYPETGTTKGEIIQYYTHIAPILLPHLRDRPVTRKRWPNGVEEASFFEKNAPRGTPDWVRTAELPSPGSTMDRETVVYVMTDELATIVWLANLAVLELHVPQWKVGDDGKGQNPDRLVVDLDPGEPANVIECCQVALLLGELFDDAGLPSYPKTSGSKGMQMYVALDGGATSNEVSAYARGLAQRLEREHPKLVISRMERAARPGKVFIDWSQNAGAKTTVAPYSVRARPRPTVSTPVTWDEVEQGARSTARKRLPLQFDIDDVLARVEEDGDLLEPLLDEAYALPELDEE, from the coding sequence ATGCCGAGCAAGGTCAACGTCGACGTCGAGGGCCGCACCCTCGGGCTGAGCAACCTCGAGAAGGTGCTCTACCCGGAGACCGGGACGACCAAGGGCGAGATCATCCAGTACTACACCCACATCGCGCCGATCCTGCTGCCGCATCTGCGCGACCGCCCGGTCACCCGCAAACGCTGGCCCAACGGCGTCGAGGAGGCCAGCTTCTTCGAGAAGAACGCGCCGCGCGGCACGCCCGACTGGGTGCGGACGGCCGAGCTGCCGTCGCCCGGGTCGACCATGGACCGCGAGACCGTCGTCTACGTCATGACCGACGAGCTCGCGACGATCGTCTGGCTGGCCAACCTCGCGGTGCTCGAGTTGCACGTGCCGCAGTGGAAGGTGGGCGACGACGGCAAGGGTCAGAACCCGGACCGGCTGGTCGTCGACCTCGACCCCGGCGAGCCGGCCAACGTCATCGAGTGCTGCCAGGTCGCGCTGCTGCTCGGCGAGCTGTTCGACGACGCCGGCCTGCCGTCGTACCCCAAGACCAGCGGCTCCAAGGGCATGCAGATGTACGTCGCACTGGACGGCGGCGCCACGTCCAACGAGGTGAGCGCATACGCCCGCGGGCTGGCGCAACGGCTCGAACGCGAGCACCCGAAGCTGGTCATCTCGCGCATGGAGCGCGCAGCCCGGCCCGGCAAGGTGTTCATCGACTGGTCGCAGAACGCCGGCGCGAAGACGACGGTGGCGCCGTACTCGGTGCGCGCGAGGCCGCGGCCGACGGTGTCGACCCCCGTCACGTGGGACGAGGTCGAGCAGGGCGCCCGGTCGACGGCGCGCAAGCGGCTGCCGCTCCAGTTCGACATCGACGACGTGCTGGCCCGCGTCGAGGAGGACGGTGACCTGCTGGAGCCGCTGCTCGACGAGGCCTACGCCCTCCCGGAGCTCGACGAGGAGTGA
- a CDS encoding thiolase family protein — protein sequence MREAVIVDAVRTPLGRGKPGGALAEVHPVDLHAAVLRALIERTGLDPAAVDDVVSGAVGQIGEQSMNTARWAVLAAGFPESVPAVTVDRQCGSSQQAVHFAAQGVLSGAYDIAIASGVESMSRVPIGSQAAGADFLGASVAARYPDGLVPQGISAELIAARRGLSRERLDEFAVRSHQRAATAWVSGRFAGEVVAVDGVDLAVDQSVRPDTSAEVLAGLKPAFWADAWERRFPEIGWRVTAGNSSPVNDGAAAVLIVEAATARRLGLRPRARLHSFAVVGDDPLLMLMGIVPARRKVLARAGLTLGDIDAFEVNEAFASVVLAWLDETGADPAKVNVNGGATAIGHPLGASGARLLTTLLSVLEQTGGRYGLQTMCEAGGLANATIIERLDD from the coding sequence ATGCGAGAAGCAGTCATCGTCGACGCCGTCCGCACACCACTCGGCCGGGGCAAACCGGGCGGCGCGCTGGCCGAGGTCCACCCCGTCGACCTGCACGCGGCGGTGCTGCGGGCGCTGATCGAGCGCACCGGACTCGACCCGGCCGCCGTCGACGACGTCGTCAGCGGCGCCGTCGGGCAGATCGGCGAGCAGAGCATGAACACCGCGCGCTGGGCCGTGCTGGCCGCCGGGTTCCCCGAGTCCGTGCCCGCCGTCACCGTCGACCGGCAGTGCGGCAGCAGCCAGCAGGCCGTCCACTTCGCGGCGCAGGGCGTCCTCAGCGGCGCCTACGACATCGCCATCGCGTCGGGTGTCGAGTCGATGAGCCGGGTGCCCATCGGGTCGCAGGCGGCGGGGGCGGACTTCCTCGGTGCATCGGTCGCCGCGCGATACCCGGACGGGCTGGTGCCGCAGGGCATCTCCGCCGAGCTGATCGCGGCCCGGCGCGGGCTGTCGCGGGAGCGGCTGGACGAGTTCGCGGTGCGGAGTCATCAGCGCGCCGCGACGGCGTGGGTGTCCGGCAGGTTCGCAGGCGAGGTCGTCGCCGTCGACGGTGTCGATCTGGCAGTGGACCAGTCGGTGCGGCCGGACACGTCGGCCGAGGTGCTGGCCGGGCTGAAGCCGGCCTTCTGGGCCGACGCGTGGGAGCGGCGGTTCCCCGAGATCGGCTGGCGGGTCACGGCGGGCAACTCGTCGCCGGTGAACGACGGCGCGGCGGCAGTGTTGATCGTCGAGGCGGCGACGGCGCGACGGCTGGGGCTGCGGCCGCGCGCCCGGCTGCACTCCTTCGCCGTCGTCGGCGACGACCCGCTGCTCATGCTCATGGGGATCGTGCCGGCGAGGCGGAAGGTCCTCGCCCGCGCGGGCCTGACGCTCGGCGACATCGACGCGTTCGAGGTCAACGAGGCGTTCGCCAGCGTCGTGCTGGCCTGGCTCGACGAGACCGGCGCCGACCCCGCGAAGGTGAACGTCAACGGCGGCGCGACAGCCATCGGGCATCCGCTGGGCGCGAGTGGCGCCCGGCTCCTCACGACTCTGCTCAGTGTGCTCGAGCAGACCGGCGGCCGGTACGGGCTGCAGACCATGTGCGAGGCCGGCGGCCTCGCCAACGCGACCATCATCGAACGATTGGACGACTGA
- a CDS encoding winged helix-turn-helix transcriptional regulator, with protein MTAAVAECSIANALAVVGERWSLLALREVLLGRTRFDEIAANTGASRDILAARLRSLVGAGVLEKRLYDEHPRRYEYLPTESGRALRPILLSLMEWGDRYVTQGPPPTVWEHSCGSVLHVSAVCASCGAPVGAGESRLLRLGGVDQEVDQEPE; from the coding sequence GTGACCGCTGCCGTCGCCGAGTGCTCCATCGCCAATGCCCTCGCCGTCGTCGGGGAGCGGTGGAGCCTGCTGGCGCTGCGCGAGGTGCTGCTCGGGCGCACCCGGTTCGACGAGATCGCGGCCAACACGGGTGCCAGCCGCGACATCCTGGCCGCCCGGCTGCGCTCCCTGGTCGGCGCGGGCGTGTTGGAGAAGCGGCTCTACGACGAGCACCCGCGCCGCTACGAGTACCTCCCGACCGAGTCCGGCCGGGCGCTGCGGCCGATCCTGCTCTCGCTCATGGAATGGGGCGACCGGTACGTGACGCAGGGCCCGCCGCCGACGGTGTGGGAGCACTCCTGCGGCTCGGTGCTGCACGTCTCGGCCGTGTGCGCGTCGTGTGGCGCACCGGTGGGGGCGGGCGAGTCGCGACTGCTGCGGCTGGGCGGAGTGGATCAAGAGGTCGATCAAGAACCGGAATAG
- a CDS encoding SDR family oxidoreductase: MTRIEGTVALVTGGNRGLGKALVSELLARGASKVYAAARTPSAVQVDDARVVPLRLDVTSDDDVRAAAEAAGDVSVLVNNAGALVSASFLDSPVDDVRREFETNFYGPLRVTRAFVPVIAANGGGHVLNVHSVLSWLAISGSYSASKAALWSQTNSLRLELRERGIGVTGLHSAYIDTDMAAAVDAPKSSPADVARLAVDAVEAGQFEVLVDDVTRGVKAGLAGDVSALYPQLAAS; this comes from the coding sequence GTGACCCGCATCGAAGGAACCGTCGCCCTGGTCACGGGCGGCAACCGCGGCCTGGGCAAGGCGCTGGTGTCGGAGCTCCTGGCCCGGGGCGCGTCGAAGGTGTACGCGGCCGCGCGTACGCCGTCGGCCGTGCAGGTCGACGACGCGCGCGTGGTGCCGCTGCGGCTGGACGTCACGTCCGACGACGACGTGCGCGCGGCGGCCGAGGCGGCCGGCGACGTCAGCGTCCTGGTCAACAACGCCGGCGCGCTGGTCAGCGCGTCCTTCCTCGACTCCCCGGTCGACGACGTGCGGCGCGAGTTCGAGACGAACTTCTACGGGCCGCTGCGCGTGACGCGGGCGTTCGTGCCGGTCATCGCGGCCAACGGCGGCGGGCACGTGCTGAACGTGCACTCCGTCCTGTCGTGGCTGGCGATCTCCGGCTCCTACAGCGCGTCGAAGGCGGCGCTCTGGTCGCAGACGAACTCGCTCCGGCTCGAGCTGCGCGAGCGCGGCATCGGCGTGACAGGGCTGCACTCGGCCTACATCGACACCGACATGGCCGCCGCCGTCGACGCCCCGAAGTCCTCTCCCGCCGACGTCGCCCGGCTCGCCGTCGACGCCGTCGAGGCCGGTCAGTTCGAGGTGCTCGTCGACGACGTGACGCGCGGCGTCAAGGCCGGGCTCGCCGGCGACGTCTCCGCCCTCTACCCGCAACTGGCGGCGTCGTGA
- a CDS encoding GroES family chaperonin, whose product MLHDRVLVSQDGEDGERRSSAGIVIPATAAMGRRLAWARVVAVGANVRTVEVGDRVMFDPEDKAEVEVRSETYVLLRERDLHAVAAERLTDGQTGLYL is encoded by the coding sequence ATGCTGCACGACCGCGTGCTGGTCTCGCAGGACGGCGAGGACGGCGAGCGCCGCTCGTCCGCGGGCATCGTCATCCCCGCGACGGCCGCCATGGGCCGGCGGCTGGCCTGGGCCCGGGTCGTGGCGGTGGGCGCCAACGTCCGCACCGTCGAGGTCGGCGACCGCGTCATGTTCGACCCCGAGGACAAGGCCGAGGTCGAGGTCCGCAGCGAGACCTACGTGCTGCTGCGCGAGCGTGACCTGCACGCCGTCGCGGCCGAGCGGCTCACCGACGGGCAGACGGGTCTGTACTTGTAG
- a CDS encoding DUF3618 domain-containing protein, protein MATNEPVLPASRQPVPLAPEVQAELDRRPRTVRQIEQDIAARTDRLAANIDELSARLSPSRLVKDTTAGIRARVTTPEGNPRLEVVGAVAGAVLVLGVLMWRARRR, encoded by the coding sequence GTGGCCACGAACGAACCCGTCCTGCCCGCGTCGCGCCAGCCGGTGCCGCTGGCGCCCGAGGTGCAGGCCGAGCTCGACAGGCGCCCCCGCACCGTCCGGCAGATCGAGCAGGACATCGCCGCGCGCACCGACCGGCTGGCCGCGAACATCGACGAGCTCAGCGCGCGGCTGTCGCCGTCGCGGCTGGTCAAGGACACGACGGCGGGCATCCGCGCCAGGGTCACCACGCCCGAGGGCAACCCGCGGCTCGAGGTCGTCGGCGCGGTCGCGGGGGCGGTGCTGGTGCTCGGCGTGCTGATGTGGCGGGCACGGCGGCGCTGA
- a CDS encoding metallopeptidase family protein gives MDADSIDLDAFERIVTEALDELPDWVQEAVDGIAIIVDDEPPADWHGRGLLLGQFHGVARTRIGGRVPGSLPDRIELYRVPILKVSRTADDVAARVRKVLGHEIGHAFGLKEERLRELGWY, from the coding sequence GTGGACGCCGACTCCATCGACCTCGACGCGTTCGAGCGCATTGTCACCGAGGCCCTCGACGAGCTGCCCGACTGGGTGCAGGAGGCCGTCGACGGCATCGCGATCATCGTCGACGACGAGCCGCCCGCCGACTGGCACGGCCGCGGCCTGCTGCTCGGCCAGTTCCATGGGGTTGCGCGCACGCGCATCGGCGGCCGGGTGCCGGGCAGCCTGCCCGACCGCATCGAGCTGTACCGCGTCCCGATCCTGAAGGTCAGCAGGACGGCCGACGACGTCGCGGCGCGGGTACGCAAGGTGCTGGGCCATGAGATCGGTCACGCGTTCGGCCTGAAGGAGGAGCGGTTGCGGGAGCTCGGCTGGTACTGA